The genomic DNA GCTTACTCCTTTTGTTCGCTTACACGGCGACGAATCAGAGCCTTCGCATGACGAACCCTATTACAAGCCTGATACATTTGAGTTTGAGCCGACTCGATTATTTGAAGAGTCAGAGGAAATTCCCTTAGGTGATTCAATCTACGAAACGATTTGGACACCGGGGCATTCATCGGATCATTTCTGTTTTTACAATAAAAAGGAACAGATTTCAATCGTAGGAGATCATATTTTGAAAACGATCAATCCCATTATCGGCTCTGAACAGATAGGCACGAACCCGTTGGCGGATTATCTACATTCCTTAGAGAAGATGACAAAGTATCCATCTCAATATGTGTTGCCAGGTCATGGAGATCTGATGACGGATATATCCGCACGCGTCGAAGAGATGAAGGTTCACTATAAAAAAAGGTGGAAACAGACTTATCATGCGATTCAAGAGGAAGGGAGTACGGCGTTTCAGGTAGCTGAATGCGTCTATACAGGATTTCCATCATGGCGTTTTAAAACGGCTTTTATGCAAACGATTAGCAACTTGAATTATTTGGAATCCATAGGGCATGTGAGGATGGAAGAGCGTGGTGGACATATCTACTACTACCAAGCAGCGTTAGGAAAAGAGGTATATGACAATTTGCACGATAGATGAGAGGGATTGTAGCGCTCTTGTCTATCGTTTTTTTGATTTCATAATGCAGTATGAAATCAAAAAAATGGAGCACTTTATGTAACGAAGGGAAGGAGAATCTACAAATGACTGAAAAGCGAGAGCCACATGAACGAATGACCGATAAAAATAATGGACTGACTTCAGCACAAGAAGTGCTGTACAACGAAGAGTTTGATAAAGCCGATAAGGCTGCAAAAAGTGAAAAGAAGAAGCAGAAGGAAAAATGAGCGCTTTGTATACAATTGCATTTGGGTTGCTTTAGATAGAACGATTTTCTATACCATTATCGGGGTATTTTTATGTGCAGGGATGTGATGAATTCACATCTCTGCACACTTTCCTTGATAACAGGAGGAATTGATTCCACCTCATGAAGCTGTTGTGAACCCTAAACCGAAAGCGGACTGGAAATCGTTATGTAATGGCTATCTTGTGCATGCTCTCCATATTTCATTTATAATGTACGTACTATTACAACGAGGTGTTTAGCATGCATGTGACATTATATACAAAGCCGGGTTGTCATCTTTGTGATGAGGCGGAGCTGATGATGAAGCTGGCGCAGGAGGATTTTCCGCTGACATGGACGACAGTCAATATTGAAACGGATGATAAGAGTCATGAGAAGTATATGTTGATGATTCCTGTCATTGAAAAAGAGGGAGAAGTCTTGTTATTTGGCTCGATAGGCTACGTAGATATCATTGACCTATTCTGAAAATTAGTTCCTTTGGGTTGAAATATAAAAGGGAAGGAGGTATAGTGGACGTAGAAATATTTTTTTTGCCTTCGGTGGGACGGTTTTTTATTATTAGGGACGAAAGGTGTCCCTTCAAGAAGGAGAGTACTATACACTATGTTAGATGCACAAAGAAAGTTAGTTCCTGAAATGATGGAGCTTATGCAGCAAAGATATCGTGTATTGAAATTTATAAAGATGACGGGCCCTATTGGTAGGCGGCCACTTGGTCAAATTGCAGGCATTTCTGAACGAGAAACACGTACGATGATGGACATTTTACGTGCCCAAAATCTGATCCGTGTAGCGAAAGAGGGAGCTTCGATTACGACTGAAGGTGGGACGGTTCTTGTAGAGCTTGAGTCGGCAATGGAAGAATGGTCAGGACGCACGACGATCGCGAAGCGGCTTGCTGAGTATTTAGGCATCCGAACTGTGAAAGTCATTGCGGGCAATTGTGAAACGGATGCCGCCGCAAAAAATCTACTCGGTATAGAGGCGGCCAAGCAATTTATTACGAAAATTGATGATGGGAAAATTGTAGCAGTCACGGGCGGAAGTACGATGGCATCGATTCCAGCGAATATTGATACATTCAGTGAAACGGACGATATGTTGTTTATCGCAGCGCGTGGTGGTGTGGGAGAAGATATTGGCCTACAAGCGAATGTTATTGCAGCGTCTTTTGCGGAAGCGAGTGGAGGTACGTATAGTACATTTTATTATCCAGAATCGTTGAGTGAAGAAGCGCATCAAGCATTTCGTAAAGAGCCTTCTGTTTTGAAAATGCTTCATCTATATGAAACGACAGATTGTGTCCTTCATGGCATTGGGGATGCGCAGACAATGGCAGAAATGCGTAACTCGTCTGTGGAAGAACGACAGAAGCTACAAGATCGTGGCGCTAAAGGAGAAGCCTTCGGTTACTATTTCGATGCAGCAGGCAATATTGTGCACAGTCTTCGAACGGTTGGCATTCAAACAAGCCATTTAGAGCGTATTCCGCTCATTATCTCAGTTGCTGGTGGCAGCAACAAGGCGGAGGCAATTATGGCTTATATGGCAAGCGCACCGAAGCAAACGATTTTAGTGACAGACGAAGGCGCTGCCAATGAAATGCTGAAATTGCTCGTCGCTAAAGAAGAAAATAAGGATTGAGACGACCGTTTCAGGGAATAAGATAGAGTGAATAGACGTTTTGGGACATCAAGAAAAACATACAAAAATGGAGGAATTTTAAATGACTTTAAAACTTGCAATTAACGGATTTGGACGTATTGGACGCAGAGTATTCCGCGAAGCTTTGAAACAAGAGGAAATTGAAATCGTAGCAGTGAACGATTTGACGGACGCAGCAATGCTTGCACATCTTTTGAAGTATGACTCTGTTCATGGTGTATTTGACGGAGAAGTTAGTGCGGATAATGATTTCATTACTGTCGATGGTAAACAAGTAAAAGTATATGCAGAGAAAGATCCAGCCGCACTACCGTGGGGCGAAATTGGCGTCGATGTCGTTGTTGATTCAACAGGTATATTTACGAACAAAGCTGGTTTGAACAAACACCTTGAAGCGGGCGCGAAGAAAGTCATCTTGTCTGCTCCAGCGAAAGACGATATCACAACATTAGTAATGGGTGTTAACCACGAGTCATACGATCCGGCAAACGACAACATCGTGTCAAATGCATCTTGTACGACAAACTGTCTTGCACCTGTTGTCAAAGTACTTCACGAACAATTTGGCGTGAAACGTGGTTTGATGACGACAGTTCACTCATACACAAATGACCAACGCATTTTGGATCTACCGCATTCGGATTACCGTCGCGCACGTGCGGCTGCTGAAAATATGATTCCAACAACAACAGGCGCTGCATCTGCAGTAACGAAAGTTATTCCTGAATTGAAAGGCAAACTTGACGGTATGGCAGTTCGCGTACCAACACCTAACGTTTCACTCGTCGACTTTGTTGCTGAATTAGACAAAGACGTGACAGTTGAAGATGTTAACAATGCGTTCAAAAAAGCAGCTGACAATGAACTACAAGGTGTGCTTGTCTATAACGAATTACCACTTGTTTCAAGAGACTATAACGGCAACACAAGCTCTTCGACAGTAGATGGCCTATCGACAATGGTTCTTGAAAATAACATGGTAAAAGTAATTTCTTGGTACGATAACGAGTCTGCTTATTCTGCACGTTGTATCGACCTAGCACTTCACATGTATCATAAAGGTCTATAAGTAGATTGATTATGACAGAGGCTTGAACTTGCTTCAGTAGGGGACTTCTGCTGAAGCAAGTTAATCATAGCCATTCATGACAAGACCCCTTATAATATAGTTGGGTAAGAGGAACGGGGGAATACCTCGTTCCTCATTTTTAACTGTCGTTTTTGACGAAGCCTGTAGATCGTAATGTGGGCATCCATTCGTCGAGGCAAAGTTGTCTTAATAATCTTGGAGGTGGGCATTTTTCATGAAGTCAAAAAAGACGATGAAGGATATGCAGCTTGAAGGGAAACGCGTATTTTGTCGCGTGGATTTCAATGTGCCAATGGAGAATGGGAGCGTAACGGATGATACAAGAATCCGAGCGGCAATCCCGACAATCGAATACATGGTAGAACAGGGAGCGAAAGTCATTTTAGCGAGTCACCTTGGTCGTCCAAAAGGCGAAGTAAACGAGGATATGCGACTGACAGCTGCAGGAGAAAAGCTTGCAGAATTGCTTGGTAAACCGGTAACAAAACTCGATACGTCTATTGGTGAAGAAGTAGAGAAAGCCATTTCAACGATGGAAAATGGCGATATTGTGCTGCTTGAAAATGTACGTTTCCATGCGGGAGAAGAAAAGAACGACCCTGCTTTGGCAAAAAGTTTCGCAGACCTTGCAGACGTCTTTGTCAATGACGCATTCGGTGCTGCACACCGTGCCCATGCTTCAACAGCGGGTATTGCTGAGCATATCCCAGCTGTATCTGGCCTGTTGATTGAAAAAGAATTGGACGTACTTGGAAAAGCGTTGTCCAATCCAGAACGACCATTCACAGCGATTATCGGTGGCGCAAAAGTAAAAGATAAAATCGGTGTCATTGATCACTTATTAGATAAGGTGGACAACCTAATCATCGGTGGCGGCTTGTCGTATACCTTTACGAAAGCACAAGGTCATGAGATTGGTAACTCACTTTTAGAAGAAGATAAAATCGAATTAGCACAGTCGTTTATTCAAAAAGCGAAGGACAAGGGTGTCAACTTGTACTTGCCGATTGATGTCGTTGTGGCGGATGAATTCTCGAAAGATGCAAACACGAAAGTTGTAAAAATCGATGCAATCCCAGAAGGCTGGATGGGGCTGGACATTGGTTCAGAAACAGCAGCGTTGTATGCGGATGTTATTAAAGGGTCTCAATTGATCATTTGGAACGGGCCGATGGGCGTCTTTGAATTGGAGCCATTTGCGGGCGGCACGAAACGCGTTGCACAAGCGATGGCAGAAACAGCTGGTTATACAGTCATTGGTGGCGGCGATTCTGCTGCGGCTGTTGAGAAATTCGGCGTTGGTGACAGGATGGATCATATTTCTACTGGTGGAGGCGCTTCTCTTGAATTTATGGAGGGGAAAGACTTGCCAGGTGTCACTGCTCTAAATGACAACTAATTGGAGGAATTGATTTGCGTAAACGAATTATTGCAGGTAACTGGAAAATGTATAAAACGGCTGGGGAAGCAAGAAGCTTCGTCGAGGAAGTAGCTGGGAAGGTCCCAGTGTCGGAAAAGGTAGAAGCAGTCGTTTGTTCACCAGCTCTCTATTTAGCAGAGCTTGTACAATTGACAAAAGGCTCGGCTTTAGGTGTAGGTGCACAAACGATGCACGATGCAAAAGAAGGCGCATTTACAGGTGAAGTGAGTCCAGCAATGTTGGCGGATCTTGGTGTAGGATATGTCGTCCTTGGTCATTCAGAGCGCCGTCAATATTTCAATGAAACAGATGCATCTGTTAACAAAAAAGTCCATGCAGCTTTTGAATATAATCTAACACCACTTGTTTGCGTTGGTGAATCACTGGAAGAACGTGAAAGCGGCGACACAGTGGCGATTGTATCGGCACAAGTGAAGAAAGCTTTTGAAGGCATCAGCGCTGAACTTGCTGAACAAGCAGTCATTGCGTATGAGCCAATCTGGGCAATCGGTACGGGCAAAACGGCAACCGCACAAGATGCAAATGATGTTTGTGGCGCAATTCGTACGACGGTTGGCGAACTGTATACAGCAGAAGTTGCGGATCGTCTTCGTATTCAATACGGCGGCAGTGTGAAGCCTGAAAATATTGAAGAACTATTGTCGATGGAACATATCGATGGTGCACTTGTAGGTGGCGCTAGTCTTGAACCTGCTTCCTTCTTAAAATTAGTTGAGGCGGCGCAATGAGTAAGAGTCCAGTTGCGTTAATTATTCTCGATGGCTTCGGTCTTAGAGATGAAAAACTTGGCAATGCCGTTGCTCTGTCTAATAAGCCGAATTATGATTTGTTGTGGAATAATTTCCCCCATGCTACGTTAACAGCTTGTGGGGAGGCGGTTGGACTTCCTGACGGTCAAATGGGGAATTCTGAAGTAGGCCATTTGAACATCGGAGCCGGTCGTATCGTTTATCAGAGTTTGACACGTATTAATAAATCGATTAGAGAAGCAGATTTCTTTAAAAATGAAGCTTTGCTACAAGCAGTGGAGCATGCGAAGAACAATGGCACTGCACTTCATCTAATGGGCTTATTATCTGATGGCGGTGTACATAGTCATTATGAGCATTTGTTTGCTTTGCTTCGCCTAGCGAAAGTGAATGGCCTTGACAGAGTGTTCGTTCATGCGTTTTTGGACGGTCGTGATGTAGGTCCACAAACGGCTCTTGCTTATATTGAAGAGACAGAAAAAGTCATGCAAGAAGAAGGTGTCGGTAAGTTCGCGAGTGTATCGGGCCGCTATTATGGCATGGACCGGGACAAGCGTTGGGATCGTGTAGAAAAAGCGTATCGTGCCATTGTCGATGGCGTTGCGTTAACGGCTACGACACCAACAGCGGGCGTGCTTGCCTCTTATGAGCGTGACGTTCACGATGAATTTGTTGTGCCATTCATCATCGAAGAACTTGGAAAACCTGTTGCGACAGTGGAAGACGGAGATGCAGTGGTATGCTTCAACTTCCGTCCTGACCGTGCGATTCAGTTGTCGCGCGTGTTCACAGATCCGACGTTTGACGGTTTTGAAACAGCACCTAAAACGTTCAAGGACTTGAAGTTTGTCACGTTTACACATTATAGTGATGAAGTGGTAGCGGACGTGGTGTTTAACAGCCAAAACTTGGAGAACACACTTGGTGAAGTCATTGCGCGTAACGGTTTGACGCAGTTACGGATTGCTGAAACAGAGAAGTACCCACATGTGACCTTTTTCATGAGTGGTGGACGAGAAGAGACGTTTGAAGGTGAAGAGCGAATCTTAATCGCCTCACCGAAAGTGGCAACCTATGATTTGCAGCCGGAAATGAGTGCTTTTGAAGTAACAGAGGCATTGATTGAAGGCATTGAGGCAGATCGTTTTGACGCGATTATCCTTAACTTTGCGAATCCGGATATGGTTGGGCATAGTGGAATGCTAGAGCCAACCATTAAAGCAATTGAAACGGTCGATACATGTCTTGGGAAAATCATCGATGCGATTCACGCAAAAGGCGGCGCAGCGATTGTGACAGCTGACCACGGAAATGCGGACGAAGTGATGACGCTAGATGGTGCACCGATGACGGCGCACACGACGAATCCAGTGCCTGTGATTATCACAAAACCAGATATTGAGTTGCGAGAAGGCGGTATACTCGCAGACCTCGCACCAACAATGCTAAAATTGCTAGAGCTTGAACAACCGGACGATATGACCGGTACACCATTATTTTAAAAAGGGGAGACTGACCATGCCAATCATTACACTTATCAATGCAAGGGAAGTACTTGATTCACGCGGAAATCCAACAGTTGAGGTAGAAGTATTCACAGAAAGCGGTGCATTCGGACGCGCAATCGTTCCATCAGGCGCTTCTACAGGTGAATATGAAGCAGTTGAGCTACGTGATGGCGACAAAGAACGTTACCTTGGTAAAGGCGTTCTAAAAGCAGTCGACCATGTTAATGAAGTAATTGCAGAAGAATTGGAAGATGCTTATTCCGTTCTGGATCAAGTAACGATTGACAAAGCGCTGATCGAACTTGACGGTACTTCAAACAAAGGTAAATTGGGTGCGAACGCAATTCTTGGTGTATCCATCGCTGTTGCACATGCAGCTGCAGACTATCTTGATATCCCTCTTTACCAATATCTTGGTGGCGTCAATGCAAAACAATTGCCAGTACCAATGATGAACATTCTAAACGGCGGCGAGCACGCGGATAACAATGTCGATATTCAAGAGTTCATGGTGATGCCAGTTGGCGCAGAATCATTCCGCCATGGTCTTCGCATGGGCGCTGAAATTTTCCATAGCTTGAAAGCAGTATTGCAGGCAAAAGGCTTGAACACAGCTGTTGGGGATGAAGGCGGATTCGCTCCGAACCTTGCTTCCAACGAAGAAGCATTGTCGACAATCATCGAAGCAATTGAAAAAGCTGGTTACAAGCCAGGTTCAGAAGTACTTCTTGCAATGGACGTTGCGTCATCTGAATTCTTCAATAAAGAAGATGGCACATACAATCTTGCTGGTGAAGGCATCGTTAAGACATCTGAAGAAATGGTTGACTGGTACGCAGAGCTTTGCGAAAAATACCCAATCGTTTCAATCGAAGATGGTTTGGATGAAAACGACTGGGCGGGCCACAAGCTATTGACTGAGCGTCTTGGCAAATCCGTTCAACTAGTTGGTGACGACTTGTTCGTAACAAACACGGAAAAATTAGCACGCGGAATTGAAGAAGGCATAGGTAACTCAATCCTTATCAAAGTAAACCAAATCGGTACATTGACAGAAACATTCGATGCAATCGAAATGGCGAAACGTGCAGGCTACACAGCTGTTATCTCTCACCGTTCAGGTGAATCTGAAGATACAACAATTGCAGACATCGCAGTAGCAACAAACGCTGGTCAAATCAAAACAGGTGCTCCATCACGCACAGACCGCGTTGCGAAATACAACCAATTGCTTCGTATCGAAGATCAGTTAGACGAAACAGCTCAATACTTAGGCGAGAAAACGTTCTATAACTTGAAAAAATAAGATGTTTTAAAGGCTGTGGGTAAACGCGTTGAAATGGCGTTTATTCATGGCTTTTTTTATTGGAGCGCGTATAAATTTGTGTGACCGCGCAAAGTCGAGAGCGAAGCATGCAAAGTCGTCGGCGAAGCGCGCAAAGTCGAGAGCGAAGCGCGCAAAGTCGAGAGCGAAGCGCGCAAAGTCGAGAGCGAAGCGCGCAAAGACGTGAGCAAAGCGCGCAAAGACGAGAGCGAAGCGCGCAAAGACGAGAGCGAAGCGCGCAAAGTCGCGAGCAAAGCGCGCAAAGACGAGAGCGAAGCGCGCAAAGTCGCGAGCAAAGCGCGCAAAGTCGAGAGCAAAGCGCGCAAAGTCGAGAGCAAAGCGCGCAAAGTCGAGAGCAAAGCGCGCAAAGACGAGAGCGAAGCGCGCAAAGACGTGAGCAAAGCGCGCAAAGACGAGAGCGAAGCGCGCAAAGACGAGAGCGAAGCGCGCAATGACGAGAGCGAAGCACGCAATGTCGAGAGAGAAGCGCGCAATGACGAGAGAGAAGCGCGCAATGTTGAGAGCGAAGCGCGCAAAGACGTGAGAGAATCGCGCAATGACACTCGCGCTTTGTTGACTTAGAATTCATTATAAAAGCGAATAGTTTCGCAAAAGGTTGTCACGATATCGTTATTTTGGTAAAATGGAACTTGTTGTGAAGTTCGAATCAGGAGGTGGAACAAAATGCATGCTTTGCTGATGACACTGCTCGTAATCGTTGCACTAGCACTAATCGTAGTTGTTTTATTACAATCTGGAAAAAGCGCAGGTCTTTCAGGAGCCATCTCTGGTGGAGCTGAACAACTTTTCGGAAAACAAAAAGCGCGTGGATTGGATCTTGTCCTTCAACGTACAACCATTGTACTTGCGGTTTTGTTTGTCGTATTGTCGATTGCGATTATGAAGTTTTAACTTATTTCAGCAGAAGTCCCTTACTAGTATAAATGGTGGGATGATGCTAAATATACATTCATTATAATGGGATTCAACCCCCAGCTGAATCAAGTTAAAGCCTCCGGCGGATGTCACAGATTTTCAGAGGAGCTTTTCGAGGTCGCCCGAAAAAATCTGGACACAATTACGCCAAGGCGTAATTGATTATATCTATGAACTAACAAATTTTAAATATATGACTATCGCCTGACCTTCCGACTGG from Sporosarcina sp. FSL K6-1522 includes the following:
- a CDS encoding MBL fold metallo-hydrolase, translating into MLTKIVDRIFRLKVPMPFNMGEVNSYLLEGANGFTIVDTGDNTEEAKAVWLKTLADGLPIEKIVLTHAHPDHLGLAGWFQRKWNVPIWMSTKGYDNLLTARSFFTADQYTSPLTPFVRLHGDESEPSHDEPYYKPDTFEFEPTRLFEESEEIPLGDSIYETIWTPGHSSDHFCFYNKKEQISIVGDHILKTINPIIGSEQIGTNPLADYLHSLEKMTKYPSQYVLPGHGDLMTDISARVEEMKVHYKKRWKQTYHAIQEEGSTAFQVAECVYTGFPSWRFKTAFMQTISNLNYLESIGHVRMEERGGHIYYYQAALGKEVYDNLHDR
- a CDS encoding YfhE family protein — its product is MTEKREPHERMTDKNNGLTSAQEVLYNEEFDKADKAAKSEKKKQKEK
- a CDS encoding glutaredoxin family protein — its product is MHVTLYTKPGCHLCDEAELMMKLAQEDFPLTWTTVNIETDDKSHEKYMLMIPVIEKEGEVLLFGSIGYVDIIDLF
- a CDS encoding sugar-binding domain-containing protein produces the protein MLDAQRKLVPEMMELMQQRYRVLKFIKMTGPIGRRPLGQIAGISERETRTMMDILRAQNLIRVAKEGASITTEGGTVLVELESAMEEWSGRTTIAKRLAEYLGIRTVKVIAGNCETDAAAKNLLGIEAAKQFITKIDDGKIVAVTGGSTMASIPANIDTFSETDDMLFIAARGGVGEDIGLQANVIAASFAEASGGTYSTFYYPESLSEEAHQAFRKEPSVLKMLHLYETTDCVLHGIGDAQTMAEMRNSSVEERQKLQDRGAKGEAFGYYFDAAGNIVHSLRTVGIQTSHLERIPLIISVAGGSNKAEAIMAYMASAPKQTILVTDEGAANEMLKLLVAKEENKD
- the gap gene encoding type I glyceraldehyde-3-phosphate dehydrogenase, with amino-acid sequence MTLKLAINGFGRIGRRVFREALKQEEIEIVAVNDLTDAAMLAHLLKYDSVHGVFDGEVSADNDFITVDGKQVKVYAEKDPAALPWGEIGVDVVVDSTGIFTNKAGLNKHLEAGAKKVILSAPAKDDITTLVMGVNHESYDPANDNIVSNASCTTNCLAPVVKVLHEQFGVKRGLMTTVHSYTNDQRILDLPHSDYRRARAAAENMIPTTTGAASAVTKVIPELKGKLDGMAVRVPTPNVSLVDFVAELDKDVTVEDVNNAFKKAADNELQGVLVYNELPLVSRDYNGNTSSSTVDGLSTMVLENNMVKVISWYDNESAYSARCIDLALHMYHKGL
- a CDS encoding phosphoglycerate kinase → MKSKKTMKDMQLEGKRVFCRVDFNVPMENGSVTDDTRIRAAIPTIEYMVEQGAKVILASHLGRPKGEVNEDMRLTAAGEKLAELLGKPVTKLDTSIGEEVEKAISTMENGDIVLLENVRFHAGEEKNDPALAKSFADLADVFVNDAFGAAHRAHASTAGIAEHIPAVSGLLIEKELDVLGKALSNPERPFTAIIGGAKVKDKIGVIDHLLDKVDNLIIGGGLSYTFTKAQGHEIGNSLLEEDKIELAQSFIQKAKDKGVNLYLPIDVVVADEFSKDANTKVVKIDAIPEGWMGLDIGSETAALYADVIKGSQLIIWNGPMGVFELEPFAGGTKRVAQAMAETAGYTVIGGGDSAAAVEKFGVGDRMDHISTGGGASLEFMEGKDLPGVTALNDN
- the tpiA gene encoding triose-phosphate isomerase, with amino-acid sequence MRKRIIAGNWKMYKTAGEARSFVEEVAGKVPVSEKVEAVVCSPALYLAELVQLTKGSALGVGAQTMHDAKEGAFTGEVSPAMLADLGVGYVVLGHSERRQYFNETDASVNKKVHAAFEYNLTPLVCVGESLEERESGDTVAIVSAQVKKAFEGISAELAEQAVIAYEPIWAIGTGKTATAQDANDVCGAIRTTVGELYTAEVADRLRIQYGGSVKPENIEELLSMEHIDGALVGGASLEPASFLKLVEAAQ
- the gpmI gene encoding 2,3-bisphosphoglycerate-independent phosphoglycerate mutase, whose protein sequence is MSKSPVALIILDGFGLRDEKLGNAVALSNKPNYDLLWNNFPHATLTACGEAVGLPDGQMGNSEVGHLNIGAGRIVYQSLTRINKSIREADFFKNEALLQAVEHAKNNGTALHLMGLLSDGGVHSHYEHLFALLRLAKVNGLDRVFVHAFLDGRDVGPQTALAYIEETEKVMQEEGVGKFASVSGRYYGMDRDKRWDRVEKAYRAIVDGVALTATTPTAGVLASYERDVHDEFVVPFIIEELGKPVATVEDGDAVVCFNFRPDRAIQLSRVFTDPTFDGFETAPKTFKDLKFVTFTHYSDEVVADVVFNSQNLENTLGEVIARNGLTQLRIAETEKYPHVTFFMSGGREETFEGEERILIASPKVATYDLQPEMSAFEVTEALIEGIEADRFDAIILNFANPDMVGHSGMLEPTIKAIETVDTCLGKIIDAIHAKGGAAIVTADHGNADEVMTLDGAPMTAHTTNPVPVIITKPDIELREGGILADLAPTMLKLLELEQPDDMTGTPLF
- the eno gene encoding phosphopyruvate hydratase, which encodes MPIITLINAREVLDSRGNPTVEVEVFTESGAFGRAIVPSGASTGEYEAVELRDGDKERYLGKGVLKAVDHVNEVIAEELEDAYSVLDQVTIDKALIELDGTSNKGKLGANAILGVSIAVAHAAADYLDIPLYQYLGGVNAKQLPVPMMNILNGGEHADNNVDIQEFMVMPVGAESFRHGLRMGAEIFHSLKAVLQAKGLNTAVGDEGGFAPNLASNEEALSTIIEAIEKAGYKPGSEVLLAMDVASSEFFNKEDGTYNLAGEGIVKTSEEMVDWYAELCEKYPIVSIEDGLDENDWAGHKLLTERLGKSVQLVGDDLFVTNTEKLARGIEEGIGNSILIKVNQIGTLTETFDAIEMAKRAGYTAVISHRSGESEDTTIADIAVATNAGQIKTGAPSRTDRVAKYNQLLRIEDQLDETAQYLGEKTFYNLKK
- the secG gene encoding preprotein translocase subunit SecG; this encodes MHALLMTLLVIVALALIVVVLLQSGKSAGLSGAISGGAEQLFGKQKARGLDLVLQRTTIVLAVLFVVLSIAIMKF